The proteins below are encoded in one region of Desulfosalsimonas propionicica:
- a CDS encoding SDR family NAD(P)-dependent oxidoreductase encodes MIGITSYGAYIPRLRLSRSAIYQAMGWFAPAIVMVAQGERSMCNWDEDALTMSVEASRNALQKADKETVDGIYLASTSFPFADRQNAGIVSTALNLREDITSADFTAAQKAGTTALATALDAAAGKTDKTLLITAADCRQTKPGGFYEMWYGDGAASFVVGSKNVIAQYQGSYCVSCDFVDHYRGAQNRFDYTWEERWVRDEGYSKIIPQAVNGLLEKLNLGIDEIDRLVYPCYFKAEHKKIARKLGADPEKVMDNMHEVCGDTGSAHALLMLAAALDAAEPGENIVVAGFGQGSDALCFTVTEEIARFKQTPRVQSVLDNRESVDNYPKWLVFRDLLEPEMGIRAEAPTQTAMTTLWRKRKMILGLVGGKCSNCETPQFPKTEVCVNPGCTARHTQQDYEFAGQPARVKTFTGDMLAVSYDPPHIYGMIQFDNGGRFMADFTDCKLSEVKVGLPMQMVFRKRTQDKERGFVNYFWKARPVAGAVEEMAKIRFDGQVAVITGAGGGLGRAYALELASRGASVVVNDLGGARDGTGRGSAAPAQQVVDEITAAGGRAVANYDNVATAESGQNIIDCALKHYGRVDIVINNAGILRDKSFTKMEPENWNAVLAVHLNGAFNVSRPAFEVMRTQGYGRVIMTTSAAGLYGNFGQANYSAAKMALVGMMNTLKLEGAKYDICVNTIAPLAASRLTEDIMPREMLDRMKPELVTPMVVYLASDQCRESGRIYNAGMGYFNRAAILTGKGARLGSGENPPTPEEVAENFEQIMDMTGAEPIDDANAALFALMSPQEAKTAP; translated from the coding sequence ATGATCGGCATCACTTCATACGGCGCATACATACCCCGGCTTCGGCTTTCGCGTTCAGCCATCTACCAGGCCATGGGCTGGTTTGCCCCGGCCATTGTCATGGTGGCCCAGGGCGAGCGCTCCATGTGCAACTGGGACGAAGACGCACTGACCATGTCCGTGGAAGCTTCCAGAAACGCCCTGCAGAAAGCGGACAAAGAAACTGTTGACGGGATTTATCTGGCATCCACCTCGTTTCCCTTTGCAGACCGGCAAAACGCCGGCATTGTATCCACCGCCTTAAATCTTCGCGAGGACATCACGTCTGCGGATTTCACCGCCGCCCAGAAGGCCGGGACCACGGCCCTGGCCACCGCTCTGGACGCGGCTGCGGGAAAAACGGACAAAACCCTGCTGATCACGGCCGCAGACTGCCGCCAGACCAAGCCCGGGGGTTTTTACGAGATGTGGTACGGAGACGGGGCGGCCTCCTTTGTGGTGGGCAGCAAAAACGTGATTGCCCAGTACCAGGGAAGTTATTGCGTATCCTGCGATTTTGTGGACCATTACCGGGGAGCACAGAACCGGTTCGATTATACCTGGGAGGAGCGCTGGGTAAGAGATGAGGGCTATTCAAAGATTATTCCCCAGGCTGTCAACGGGCTTTTAGAAAAGCTGAATCTGGGTATCGATGAAATCGACCGACTGGTCTATCCTTGCTATTTCAAGGCCGAGCACAAAAAAATCGCCCGAAAACTGGGGGCAGACCCGGAAAAGGTCATGGACAACATGCACGAAGTCTGCGGGGATACCGGTTCTGCCCACGCACTTTTGATGCTGGCCGCAGCCCTGGATGCCGCAGAGCCCGGTGAAAACATCGTGGTGGCCGGATTCGGCCAGGGAAGTGATGCCCTGTGCTTTACAGTCACAGAAGAAATCGCCCGGTTCAAACAAACGCCCAGGGTTCAAAGCGTTTTGGACAACCGGGAATCTGTTGACAACTACCCCAAGTGGCTGGTGTTCCGGGATCTTCTGGAGCCGGAGATGGGCATCCGGGCAGAAGCCCCCACCCAGACGGCCATGACCACCCTGTGGCGCAAACGCAAAATGATCCTTGGGCTGGTGGGCGGCAAATGCAGCAACTGCGAAACGCCCCAGTTTCCCAAAACCGAAGTGTGCGTCAATCCCGGATGCACAGCCCGCCACACCCAGCAGGATTACGAGTTTGCCGGCCAGCCCGCACGGGTCAAGACGTTTACCGGTGATATGCTGGCGGTATCCTATGACCCGCCCCACATCTACGGCATGATTCAGTTTGACAACGGCGGCCGGTTCATGGCCGATTTCACCGACTGCAAGCTATCTGAAGTCAAGGTGGGACTGCCCATGCAGATGGTGTTTCGCAAACGCACCCAGGACAAGGAGCGCGGTTTTGTCAACTACTTCTGGAAGGCCCGGCCCGTTGCCGGAGCAGTCGAAGAAATGGCGAAAATCCGTTTTGACGGCCAGGTGGCGGTGATCACCGGGGCCGGCGGAGGCCTGGGAAGGGCCTATGCCCTGGAACTGGCATCCCGGGGCGCCAGTGTGGTGGTCAATGATCTGGGCGGTGCAAGAGACGGCACAGGCCGGGGCTCTGCTGCACCGGCCCAGCAGGTGGTGGATGAAATCACTGCGGCCGGCGGCCGGGCAGTTGCCAATTATGATAACGTGGCCACCGCCGAAAGCGGACAAAACATCATTGACTGCGCCCTTAAACATTACGGCCGGGTGGATATCGTGATCAACAACGCCGGAATCCTTCGGGACAAAAGCTTTACCAAGATGGAACCCGAAAACTGGAACGCAGTGCTGGCGGTTCACTTAAACGGCGCTTTCAACGTGAGCCGCCCGGCATTCGAGGTCATGCGCACCCAGGGCTACGGCCGGGTGATTATGACCACTTCGGCGGCCGGACTATACGGCAACTTCGGCCAGGCCAATTATTCGGCCGCCAAAATGGCCCTGGTGGGCATGATGAACACCCTGAAACTGGAAGGGGCCAAATACGACATTTGCGTCAACACCATCGCCCCCCTGGCCGCATCCCGACTGACCGAAGACATTATGCCCCGGGAAATGCTCGACCGGATGAAGCCCGAACTGGTCACGCCCATGGTGGTCTATCTGGCAAGCGATCAGTGCCGGGAATCGGGTCGTATCTACAATGCCGGCATGGGCTATTTCAACCGGGCCGCCATTCTCACCGGCAAAGGCGCCAGGCTGGGCAGCGGCGAAAACCCGCCCACCCCCGAAGAGGTGGCTGAAAACTTTGAACAAATCATGGACATGACCGGAGCAGAGCCCATTGATGACGCCAATGCCGCTTTGTTTGCATTGATGTCACCACAGGAAGCCAAAACAGCACCCTGA
- a CDS encoding acetyl-CoA acetyltransferase has protein sequence MATGIRDKVAIIGMGCTRFGERWDVGAEELMLEAFEEGLTDAGIAPADIQAAWFGTCMDEVNVGKTAMPLATTLRLPMIPVTRVENYCATGTEAFRGACYAVASGAYDICLALGVEKLKDTGYGGLPAGGSNTGSLMWQWWPNLTAPGSFAQLASAYAAKYRIPDADLKRAMAHVSAKSHENGALNPKAHLQKKVSEDQVMAAPIVAHPLGLFDCCGVSDGSACAIVTTPEIAQKMGKKDFVSVKALQLALSSGEEIGFNDWDGDHFMTTAKCSTEAYKEAGIDNPREEISMMELHDCFSITELVTYEDLHISQRGRAVHDIMDGFYDRGGQVPCQIDGGLKCFGHPIGASGLRMLYEMYLQFHGRAGERQIQNPQLGMTHNLGGFPFQNICSIAIVGKYKG, from the coding sequence ATGGCAACAGGCATAAGGGATAAAGTGGCAATCATCGGCATGGGATGCACCCGTTTCGGGGAAAGATGGGATGTGGGCGCAGAAGAACTCATGCTTGAAGCCTTTGAAGAGGGACTGACCGATGCCGGCATTGCACCGGCAGATATCCAGGCCGCATGGTTTGGCACGTGCATGGATGAAGTCAACGTGGGCAAAACCGCCATGCCCCTGGCCACCACTCTCAGGCTGCCCATGATTCCGGTCACCCGGGTGGAAAATTACTGCGCCACCGGCACCGAGGCTTTCAGGGGGGCTTGTTATGCAGTGGCATCCGGGGCATATGACATCTGCCTGGCCCTGGGTGTGGAAAAACTCAAGGATACCGGCTACGGCGGACTGCCTGCAGGCGGCTCCAACACCGGCTCGCTCATGTGGCAATGGTGGCCGAATTTGACCGCCCCGGGCTCTTTTGCCCAGCTGGCCAGCGCCTATGCCGCCAAGTACCGGATCCCGGACGCGGATCTGAAACGGGCCATGGCCCACGTATCGGCCAAAAGCCATGAAAACGGGGCTCTGAACCCCAAGGCGCATCTGCAAAAAAAAGTCTCCGAGGACCAGGTCATGGCCGCCCCGATTGTGGCTCATCCCCTGGGTTTGTTTGACTGCTGCGGGGTCAGCGACGGGTCGGCCTGCGCCATTGTCACGACCCCGGAAATCGCACAAAAGATGGGGAAAAAGGATTTTGTATCTGTCAAAGCCCTGCAGCTGGCCCTGAGCAGCGGCGAGGAAATCGGTTTTAACGACTGGGACGGGGATCATTTCATGACCACTGCAAAGTGCAGCACTGAGGCCTACAAGGAGGCCGGCATTGACAACCCCAGAGAGGAAATCAGCATGATGGAACTCCATGACTGCTTTTCCATCACAGAGCTGGTCACCTACGAGGATCTGCACATCTCCCAGCGCGGAAGGGCTGTCCACGACATCATGGACGGATTCTACGACCGCGGCGGCCAGGTGCCCTGCCAGATCGACGGGGGACTGAAATGCTTCGGCCATCCCATAGGTGCATCCGGGCTGCGGATGCTCTACGAGATGTATCTCCAGTTCCATGGACGGGCCGGGGAACGTCAGATCCAAAACCCGCAGCTGGGAATGACCCACAACCTGGGCGGTTTTCCGTTCCAGAACATCTGCAGCATCGCCATTGTGGGAAAATACAAGGGATAG
- a CDS encoding DUF4404 family protein: MLKHTLSKLEEKIKTSGNIPENKKQEYYELLSRLNEEITDLAETDLQRAESIKKFTKASAHEATREELDPNLLETSIQGLRQSVRDFRTSHPRLVDTVNDICIFLSKLGI, encoded by the coding sequence ATGCTCAAGCACACACTGTCAAAACTTGAGGAGAAAATCAAGACTTCCGGAAACATCCCGGAAAACAAAAAACAGGAATACTACGAACTGCTCAGCCGCTTAAACGAAGAGATCACAGACCTGGCTGAAACCGACCTGCAGCGGGCCGAAAGCATCAAAAAATTCACCAAGGCCTCGGCCCACGAAGCCACCCGCGAAGAGCTGGACCCCAATCTGCTGGAGACCTCCATCCAGGGACTGCGCCAATCAGTCCGGGATTTTCGCACATCCCATCCCAGGCTTGTGGACACGGTAAACGATATCTGTATTTTTCTGTCCAAGCTCGGCATTTAA
- a CDS encoding alpha/beta hydrolase: MSASPSQSTETMIAKDGTPLFIRHFPAGSDPRAYMVIVHGLCEHSGRYEQMAKFLNERGIRVVAHDQRGHGQSGGSRGHVRDFDLLTDDLMQVIQKCRQQMDENLPMLILGHSMGGLVVLRFAQRFGDTVSGVIASSPALAPAISIPPVKAALGRLMSRIRPQLTFDNQLTPEHISHDDSVVQAYISDPLVLDRVSARLFMEITKTMERTNQDAPLLSVPLLLQAAGDDRLVDPGASRKFFEHIGASDKTLHVYPGLFHEIYNEEPSRRQQVLTDLEAWLESHVR, from the coding sequence ATGTCAGCTTCCCCTTCACAATCAACCGAAACGATGATTGCCAAAGACGGCACCCCGTTGTTTATCCGGCACTTTCCGGCCGGCTCTGACCCGCGCGCATACATGGTCATCGTCCACGGTCTGTGCGAACATTCGGGCCGGTATGAACAAATGGCGAAATTTTTGAACGAAAGAGGCATCCGGGTTGTTGCCCATGACCAGCGGGGACACGGGCAAAGCGGCGGGTCGCGGGGTCATGTGAGGGACTTTGATCTCCTGACAGACGACCTGATGCAGGTGATCCAAAAATGCCGGCAGCAGATGGATGAAAATCTGCCCATGCTGATTCTGGGCCACAGCATGGGCGGCCTTGTGGTGCTGCGCTTTGCACAGCGTTTTGGCGACACTGTCAGCGGGGTGATCGCATCATCTCCCGCCCTGGCCCCGGCGATTTCCATTCCCCCGGTAAAAGCCGCCCTTGGCCGGCTTATGTCGCGCATCCGGCCGCAGCTCACCTTTGACAACCAGCTGACGCCCGAACATATCAGCCACGACGATTCGGTGGTCCAGGCCTATATCAGCGACCCTCTGGTCCTTGACCGGGTCAGCGCCCGTTTGTTTATGGAAATCACCAAAACAATGGAGCGGACAAATCAGGATGCGCCCCTGCTGAGCGTCCCCCTGCTGCTGCAGGCCGCAGGCGATGACCGCCTGGTGGATCCCGGCGCTTCCCGCAAATTTTTCGAACATATCGGAGCTTCGGACAAAACCCTGCATGTATATCCAGGCCTGTTTCATGAAATCTACAATGAAGAGCCGTCCCGGCGGCAGCAGGTTTTAACGGATCTTGAAGCCTGGCTTGAAAGCCATGTCCGTTGA
- a CDS encoding AI-2E family transporter — MIRSMRDWLHRKFSDPQVVILWAMLLGGFLLVILLGRMLQPVFVGLIIAYLLEGIVSRLETCRIPRAIAVTLAFALFMICFLALIIGLLPLLSRQIAQLIQELPALITNGQQQLMQLPERYPELVSEDQIKQVINFLKTELTRLGQSAVVFSVASVRNLITILVYLVLVPLLVLFFLKDKDRIISWFQKFLPKNKDLATEVWQEVNDQVANFVRGKIWEIIIVWTVSYATFTLLELNFAMLVSLFIGLSVLIPYIGATVMTIPVVLLAFFQWGISPEFTYTVIAYGIIQLIDGNILVPLLLSGVVNLHPVAIIVAILVFGGLWGFWGLFLAIPLATLVHAVIKTWFSKKSEKTG; from the coding sequence ATGATCCGGAGTATGCGGGACTGGCTTCACCGGAAATTTTCCGATCCCCAGGTGGTGATCCTCTGGGCAATGCTGCTGGGCGGATTTCTGCTGGTGATTCTGTTGGGCCGGATGCTGCAGCCGGTGTTTGTGGGCCTGATCATCGCCTACCTGCTCGAAGGCATCGTATCCCGGCTCGAAACCTGCCGCATTCCCAGGGCCATTGCCGTTACCCTGGCTTTTGCCCTTTTTATGATCTGTTTTCTTGCCCTGATCATTGGGCTGCTGCCCCTGCTTTCCAGGCAGATCGCTCAATTGATCCAGGAACTGCCCGCCCTGATCACAAACGGCCAACAACAGCTCATGCAGCTTCCGGAACGCTACCCTGAACTGGTCTCGGAAGATCAGATCAAACAGGTGATCAATTTTTTAAAAACCGAGCTCACGCGCCTGGGCCAGAGTGCGGTGGTTTTTTCAGTGGCCTCAGTGCGAAACCTGATCACCATTCTGGTCTATCTTGTGCTCGTTCCCCTGCTGGTCCTGTTTTTCCTCAAGGACAAGGACAGAATCATTTCCTGGTTTCAAAAGTTTCTGCCCAAAAACAAGGACCTGGCCACAGAAGTATGGCAGGAGGTCAACGATCAGGTGGCCAATTTTGTCCGGGGCAAAATCTGGGAAATCATTATCGTCTGGACGGTGAGCTATGCCACCTTTACCCTCCTGGAGCTCAATTTTGCCATGCTGGTGTCTTTGTTTATCGGCCTGTCCGTGCTGATCCCCTATATCGGGGCCACGGTGATGACCATCCCGGTGGTGCTGCTGGCCTTTTTCCAGTGGGGCATCAGCCCGGAATTTACCTACACCGTAATCGCATACGGCATCATCCAGCTCATTGACGGCAACATCCTGGTGCCGCTGCTGCTGTCCGGGGTGGTCAACCTCCATCCGGTGGCCATTATCGTGGCCATTCTGGTTTTCGGGGGATTGTGGGGCTTCTGGGGACTGTTTCTGGCCATCCCCCTGGCCACACTGGTCCATGCGGTCATCAAAACCTGGTTTTCAAAAAAATCGGAAAAAACCGGATAA
- the thyX gene encoding FAD-dependent thymidylate synthase — protein MREIDIPRVYLVAKTTLVSEGLNAYLKDIGSPDWQTDDNAADGENLIEAAGRMCYRSWQPWDPAKPEASNPNVGRVRRGNDRYLANVLKSGHGSVLEHVNATFICKDVSRVFTHELVRHRAGMAYSQESLRYVRLDDLPVWIPDSAKSKPEAEKKFREVVDFLENTQKELADIFGIADMDDFTSKKMLTSMFRRLAPIGIGTTIMVTGNLRAWRHIISMRTSAHAEEEIRLVGDQIARICKKEFPNVFQDMFQDEQTGAWGFDHTKV, from the coding sequence ATGCGGGAAATTGACATACCCAGGGTCTACCTGGTGGCCAAAACCACCCTGGTATCTGAAGGGTTAAACGCGTATCTAAAAGATATCGGCAGCCCGGACTGGCAAACCGACGACAATGCCGCAGACGGGGAAAACCTGATCGAGGCTGCCGGCCGGATGTGCTATCGCTCCTGGCAGCCCTGGGACCCGGCCAAGCCCGAGGCCTCCAACCCAAATGTCGGCCGGGTGCGCCGGGGCAATGACCGGTATCTGGCCAACGTGCTCAAAAGCGGCCATGGATCCGTTCTGGAACACGTGAACGCCACATTTATCTGCAAAGACGTCTCGCGGGTATTTACCCATGAACTGGTCCGCCACCGCGCCGGCATGGCCTATTCCCAGGAAAGCCTCAGATACGTACGTTTGGATGATCTTCCGGTGTGGATCCCCGATTCTGCCAAATCCAAGCCGGAGGCAGAAAAAAAATTCCGGGAGGTGGTGGATTTTCTGGAAAACACCCAAAAGGAGCTGGCCGATATCTTCGGCATTGCCGACATGGACGATTTTACCTCCAAAAAAATGCTCACCTCCATGTTCCGCCGCCTTGCACCCATCGGCATCGGCACCACCATTATGGTTACCGGCAACCTGCGGGCCTGGCGCCACATCATTTCCATGCGAACGTCCGCGCATGCAGAAGAGGAAATCCGGCTGGTGGGCGATCAGATTGCCAGGATCTGCAAAAAGGAATTTCCCAACGTGTTCCAGGACATGTTTCAGGACGAGCAAACCGGGGCCTGGGGATTTGATCACACCAAGGTATAG
- a CDS encoding MDR/zinc-dependent alcohol dehydrogenase-like family protein, whose amino-acid sequence MKTMKAIRFKNRQVITEEAPLPEISENEALVKVSMAGICGTDTEIFEGYARFSGIAGHEMAGVVCRAPGQPGLEGKAVTADINCGCGVCPWCTAGDPRHCQNREVIGIRGRNGAFAEYCAVPAKNLHEIPQGLGTEQAVFAEPLAAALEITQQVHVVNTDKIAILGDGKMGLLSAMALVHASRRVTLIGRHARKLAIAESAGIATVQTAAEEPAQALRSRMGLFDLVVDATGAAEGIQTALCLVRPEGTVVVKTTSRNPSRIDLSTVVVDEIRILGSRCGDIALALRCLERGWVDVSALVEKIYPFYRFEQAFAHARQKGSLKILVDFEKKTGQGGY is encoded by the coding sequence ATGAAAACCATGAAAGCCATCCGGTTTAAAAACCGGCAGGTGATCACCGAAGAAGCCCCCCTGCCGGAAATCAGTGAAAACGAGGCCCTGGTGAAGGTTTCCATGGCCGGCATCTGCGGCACGGACACGGAAATATTTGAGGGCTATGCCCGATTTTCCGGAATTGCCGGCCACGAGATGGCCGGGGTGGTATGCCGGGCCCCGGGGCAACCGGGGCTGGAAGGCAAGGCAGTGACCGCGGATATCAACTGCGGCTGCGGCGTATGTCCATGGTGTACCGCCGGCGATCCCCGCCATTGCCAAAACCGGGAGGTCATTGGAATCCGGGGCAGAAACGGCGCCTTTGCCGAATACTGTGCCGTGCCCGCAAAAAACCTGCACGAGATCCCTCAGGGGCTGGGCACGGAGCAGGCCGTATTTGCCGAGCCACTGGCTGCGGCACTGGAAATCACCCAGCAGGTCCATGTTGTCAACACGGACAAAATCGCAATTCTGGGCGACGGCAAAATGGGCCTGCTTTCAGCAATGGCCCTTGTCCATGCAAGCCGGCGGGTCACGCTCATCGGCCGCCATGCCCGGAAACTCGCCATTGCAGAGTCCGCCGGCATTGCCACGGTGCAGACCGCCGCAGAAGAGCCGGCCCAGGCGCTCAGAAGCCGGATGGGGCTGTTTGATCTGGTGGTGGATGCCACGGGCGCTGCTGAAGGCATCCAAACCGCTCTTTGCCTGGTGCGGCCAGAAGGCACGGTTGTTGTGAAAACCACGTCCCGCAATCCTTCCCGGATTGACCTTTCCACGGTCGTGGTCGATGAAATCCGCATCCTGGGCTCAAGATGCGGAGACATTGCTCTGGCCCTGCGCTGTCTGGAGCGCGGCTGGGTTGATGTCAGCGCCCTGGTTGAAAAAATCTATCCGTTTTACCGGTTTGAACAGGCCTTTGCCCATGCCCGGCAAAAGGGCAGTCTCAAAATCCTGGTGGATTTTGAGAAAAAAACCGGCCAGGGCGGTTACTGA
- a CDS encoding AsmA family protein codes for MKKAGKILGIAVGILVVVIIVLVVAAKFLITPERVRQTVIPIAEKNLNRSVAIGDIDISLFSGVVIRDVRVGMQNADQDFVAADEMVLRYQLWPLLKKQVVVDEIRLEKPQIRVVRNKDGTFNFSDLLTGPPSAEPKEKSAAPASEGKQGNGINLLVSRLQVKDGTVFFTDHGAGTDGFDYEISGFNASAKDISPDQSFPFEMDARLGQAPFSAKGTVNAADAQIQANVKLDGFNIADFAPYLENQARAAIEGLRPVVSGTIDLSSQKIHTQGLKITLGDDVVSVDLTVTDFFSKPLKIENRIHADNLNIDKLMAALQTPQPRQKEKEGRAEPGSSDSSKPAPAGQDGPLGPFDLPVAVNGQVDVDKAVYKGLAMTDLKLRYNLIKNVLTVETLEARLAEGAISGNARVDLGVAGLSYDSDFSVQEISADALMSGLYPKAAGTLLGRTSAAINVSGKGTAWEQMRDALSGQGQVRISEGKIAGNDFAGGLARTLGAGDLKSIDFKSFEGDFEIEDGKVRLVSDFAGKDVKMKPTGTIGLNGALDMNLNLALAPGFSSRLSSDSLVGQLLSDEQGWTSMPVALGGSLGKPRFVLDRARLQKQLTEEGTRKVIEKGLQKLFQ; via the coding sequence ATGAAAAAGGCGGGAAAAATTTTGGGTATTGCTGTGGGGATTTTGGTTGTAGTGATCATTGTGCTGGTGGTGGCGGCCAAATTTCTGATCACCCCGGAGCGGGTAAGACAAACGGTGATCCCCATTGCCGAAAAAAACCTCAACCGGAGCGTGGCCATTGGCGACATTGATATCAGCCTGTTTTCCGGGGTGGTGATCCGGGATGTGCGCGTTGGCATGCAAAATGCCGATCAGGACTTTGTGGCCGCAGATGAAATGGTGCTTCGCTATCAATTGTGGCCCTTGCTGAAAAAACAGGTGGTGGTCGATGAAATCCGTCTGGAAAAACCGCAGATCCGCGTTGTCCGGAATAAAGACGGCACGTTTAATTTCAGCGATCTGCTCACAGGGCCGCCTTCGGCTGAGCCAAAAGAAAAATCCGCGGCTCCGGCATCCGAAGGCAAACAGGGCAATGGTATCAATCTGCTGGTCAGCCGGCTTCAGGTCAAAGACGGCACAGTGTTTTTTACCGACCACGGGGCTGGAACAGATGGGTTTGACTATGAGATCAGCGGGTTTAACGCCTCTGCCAAAGACATTTCCCCGGATCAGTCCTTTCCCTTTGAAATGGACGCCCGGCTCGGCCAGGCGCCGTTTTCTGCCAAAGGCACGGTCAATGCCGCAGATGCTCAAATTCAGGCCAATGTGAAACTCGATGGTTTTAATATCGCTGATTTTGCCCCTTATTTGGAAAACCAGGCCCGGGCCGCCATTGAAGGACTCCGGCCGGTTGTCTCGGGCACCATTGATCTCTCATCTCAAAAAATCCATACACAGGGACTTAAGATCACCCTTGGCGATGATGTGGTTTCCGTGGATCTGACGGTAACGGATTTTTTTTCCAAGCCTTTGAAAATTGAAAACCGCATCCATGCCGACAATTTAAATATCGACAAACTCATGGCCGCGCTTCAAACTCCCCAGCCCCGGCAAAAAGAAAAAGAGGGCAGGGCAGAGCCGGGTTCGTCTGATTCTTCAAAACCGGCTCCTGCTGGCCAAGATGGCCCCCTGGGCCCGTTTGATCTGCCGGTTGCAGTAAACGGGCAGGTCGATGTGGATAAGGCGGTTTACAAAGGCCTTGCCATGACTGACCTGAAGCTTCGCTATAACCTGATTAAAAACGTGCTTACCGTGGAAACCCTGGAAGCGAGGCTGGCCGAAGGCGCGATTTCCGGAAACGCCCGGGTGGATCTGGGTGTTGCCGGGCTTTCCTATGATTCTGATTTTTCCGTGCAGGAGATCAGCGCTGACGCCCTGATGTCCGGACTTTACCCAAAGGCTGCGGGAACGCTGCTGGGGCGGACATCGGCTGCGATCAATGTTTCCGGAAAGGGCACTGCCTGGGAGCAGATGCGCGATGCCTTAAGCGGGCAGGGGCAAGTTCGGATTTCCGAGGGAAAGATTGCCGGCAATGATTTTGCCGGCGGCCTGGCCCGGACCCTGGGCGCAGGGGATTTGAAATCCATTGATTTCAAATCATTTGAGGGCGATTTTGAAATTGAGGACGGAAAAGTCCGGCTGGTTTCCGATTTTGCCGGAAAGGATGTGAAAATGAAGCCCACCGGCACCATCGGCCTAAACGGCGCCCTGGACATGAACCTGAACCTGGCCCTGGCCCCGGGATTTTCCAGCCGCCTGTCATCAGACAGCCTTGTGGGCCAATTGCTTTCTGATGAGCAGGGATGGACCAGCATGCCCGTTGCCCTGGGCGGCTCTTTGGGAAAACCCCGTTTTGTTTTGGACAGGGCGCGCCTGCAAAAGCAGTTGACCGAGGAGGGAACCCGGAAAGTCATTGAAAAGGGGCTGCAGAAATTGTTTCAGTAA